ttcttatgtccccagaacaccatctgcataatgaggcgagaataccccccatcagggagagaaatgagatgctgaccaaacagtttctgttgaatacccagaaacctgggcatcccaacagacatctgattgacgaaccagcaccgcctaggggcctaaggagtcatctccgtaagcattttgaggaaatacggcacctgagaacccagccgtatgaagcggaaaaacacaagcaggtccttggtgaactccatagacaggcgtcggacctttatgtcgggaattgcccggtgaatccagtacttgaagaaaaatatccagaactcgcagaagaggaacgcatactccccagggaaacgcgtgtcactcttgctcaacttcgttctggatactgtaacaggttaaactcttacctatccagaataaaccccgacatacaaaatgtatgccctgcttgcaatgtgtccccacatgacactaaccatctctttaactgtaatgtggaaccaacgcctctaacacccctttccttatggtccacccctgttgaaacggcaagtttccttggactcccgttagaggatatttatgacaatttttgatcggtcgcggctattaggtggggcgagcattgctacaacaacaacaacaaagtttccatcgcctttggcgataaggtgctgtcggatgcgaaaaaatgcgcgagcgctttctgccgacaatatataatgcatcctacggtcgacaaagatagacggagagccaatagacacgcacataaacacaaactcagcgcgtcaccaattaccatcaccgctagagaggttgaggacgccattggtcgcgctaaaccatccaaagcagtgggcccagacggcatagccatgctgatgcttaaaaacctagggaaagagggtttcaaatatttagcgcatgtcttcaacctgtctctttccacctttgtcatacccgagaaatggaaaatggccaaggtggtcgcgctactaaagcctgggaaaccagctaacgtaggtgagtcatatcgtccgatatctctcctatcgccagtggcaaagacgcttgaagccattttgctcccttatttccaagcacatttgcagctagcccctcatcagcatggcttcagaaaactccatagcactacctccgcgctaaatgtcattagcacccagataaattgcggtttgaatcaatatccccaccatagaacagtactcgtagcgttagacctatcaaaagcttttgatacggtcaaccatggctcgttactgcaagacctggaagggtctacccttcccccttgtcttaaaaggtggaccgcaaattatctgggtggtcggcaggcatcggtgcatatcagaaacgaaacatcaaaacaaaggagaattaaacaaggggtgccacagggtggtgtcctatccccgcttttgtttaatttctacatatctaagctaccttcaccaccggaaggagtcacaatcgtttcctacgccgatgactgcacaataatggccacaggcccaggcccaaagatcgatgagctatgcaataaaataaacggctatctccctgatctctccagttttttcgcctcgcgaaacctggcattgtcaccgactaaatcttccgcgaccttatttacaacatggacgccccaaatgtcgaccatattgaacatccacgtcgatggcactacgctaccgactgtcctacaccccaaaatcttgggtgtgacgtttgatcaggatctacattttggtgcgcacgcaaccgcaattgttccaagaattcagagccgtaataaaatcctcaaatcccttgctggcagtacctggggaaaagataaagaaacgctcttgaccacatacaaagcaattagccagccgattacgtgctacgcgtcacccatatggtcgccaagcctaaaaaccacccactggaagaaactacaggcctgccaaaatactgctctcagaatcgccacgggctgtcttcttatgtccccagaacaccatctgcataatgaggcgagaatactccccatcagggagagaaatgagatgctgaccaaacagtttctgttgaatacccagaaacctgggcatcccaacagacatctgattgacgaaccagcaccgcctaggggcctaaggagtcatctccgtaagcattttgaggaaatacggcacctgagaacccagtagtatgaagcggaaaaacacaagcaggtcctttgtgaactccatagacaggcgtcggacctttatgtcgggaattgcccggtgaatccagtacttgaagaaaaatatacagaactcgcagaagaggaacgcatactccccagggaaacgcgtgtcactcttgctcaacttcgttctggatactgtaacaggttaaactcttacctatccagaatcaaccccgacatacaaaatgtatgccctgcttgcaatgtgtccccacatgacaccaaccatctctttaattgtaatgtggaaccaacgcctctaacacccctttccttatggtccacccctgttgaaacggcaaggttccttggactcccgttagaggatattgatgacaatttgtgatcggtcgcggctattaggtggggcgagcattgctacaacaacaacaacaacaactactaactggaagaagctacaggcctgccaaatacCGCGCTCAAAACCACCACGGGTTGTTTTGTTTATGTCGCCATAACACCATCtatgaaatgaaatgctaaccaaacagttcctgttgaatacccaggaacctgggcggcccaacagacatctgattgatgagccaacaccgcccaggggcttaaggagtcatctccgtaagcattatgaaaaAATACGGCaccacagccgtatgaagctaacaAACTAAcaaacaagcaggtcctcagtgaactccacaaacagacgtcggacctctatgccaagaATTACCCGGGGTATCCTGTACTCAAAGAGCTATCCCCAAAACTAGTAGAAGAGGAACGTACTCTCCttgggaaacgcgagtcactccagCTCAATTTTGATCTGAATACCTATCCAGAATGAACCCTGACacacaaaacatatgtcctgcttgtaatgtgtcccaacCTGactccaaccatctctttaactgcattgtggaaccaacgcctctagcacccctctccgtatggtccaccctgttgaagcagcaagtatccttgcactcccgttagaggatattgatgatcgtgatcggtcgcacctattggatggggcgatgcactgctacaataacaactatcgtttcctacgccgatgactgcaaaataattgccacaggcccaggcccacagatcgatgagccttgcaacaaaataaacggctatctccctgatctctccagttttttcgccacgcgaaacctgagtgtcaccgaccaaatcatcggcaaccttatttacaacatggatgcgccaaatgtcgaccatattgaacgtccacgtcaatggcactacgcttccGACTGTCTTTTTCCGGCAGTATTTCGGGTAAAGATAAAAAACGCTCATTACCTCTTACCAAGCAATTgggcagccgattgcatgctacgcgtccccgttTGGTCGCCAATCCTAAAGGCTACTTACTGggagaaaatacaggcctgtcaaatTTCGCcgtcagaaccgctacgggctgtcttcttatgttcccagaacactatctacataatgaggcgagaatactccgcatagggagagaaattaaatgctaaccaaacagtttctgtgtGAACCcgaaccaactcctctaacacccctctcaataTGGTtaatccctgttgaaacagaagttttcttggactcccgttagaggatattggagatgaggcaaagcactgctacagcaacaacagtttttgttaaaatgtcACATACCGTGACATCCCAGCAAAGAACTGCTTGATCcagcaccgcctccacggggcttaagggaaaatctccataagcactataaCGAGAtgcggcacctgccaacacagccgtttgatccagacaagcataagcaggccctaggCCACATCCACACAGAATCGCAAACGCCTTTGCCAAGAcccgcccggtgaaccccgttaataacatgcaatatcctacccttgcaCAAGAAATATAGAAAGCATACTAACAAAGGAGACACGAATCACCCTGGCCCagctgcaacaggttaaactcatacttgtccagaatcaaccccgacatacttaatgtatgtcctgcatgcgatgtgtacACATAAGacaccaatcatcttttcaattgaATTGTGCAACCTACGCCTATAACACTAATCTCACTATAGTCCGCCCAGGTTGatacagccagtttccttggactccggtTGAGGACTTCGATGGCAAGGTAGTTGAAtaaggcgaagcactgttaactcAACTGCTAAATACACCATTTAGATTAAACTCACATAGCTGTCGTTTGCACCAAACGACACAACGAATTTTCATCCTTTTTAGGCAATGATTGAGAGAAGCCGTTGTTAACGTTATCCAAGTTTGCTTGCCTCAAGGCTGGGCTATTGTGAACTGTTGGATCAGCTAATAGGTAAGTGCGTTCACTTGGTTCATAATTGAACTAGAAAGGGGAAATAAGACATCATTTTCTTTGAAATTGATTGCATTTCAACACAAACCTGGTTAGCAATATCTTCCGAGCAATGAATACATCCACAAAATGTAGTCAGGCAGTTCCAAACAGGACGTAAATATTCCATTTTATTAGCCCTCTATAGATTGTAAtctcttttaataaaattttgaggATTATCAGCAGCTAGCCTGATTCCTCGATTTTTTAATAGATTTAATCgatctatttttttaatttttcgattttttagcTTTCGCACTTTTGATCATCTTCATCACAGTTACAGTAGGTACAATTTAATAGTTacgtcaaagaggataaatacaataagagccgtcactgtttattttgtggcgagtattcgctggaaattgaaaaaattgatgccgaatgttttctgagagggacatttttaattgcctcgcatttatccatgccgtgtaggccccttgtgcaactgtgatttttggaatgagaattaaataagttaattaaatacagtcggaaaaataaacacaaataccccacgaaaatgtatagaagacattcataaacatctcgcccaaaaaaaaagtagcgactactgcggcagttactcacgaacgtacgtaccaaaaacgtgtcagctgacacgacctatcttatgagtatgcaatgtaaacgaaaactcaccgacgtgcaacgcccgcacGTAcctagcccggaacgtagaaatcaaaacaattttgattttttccgtaagaacgtgtcagctgatcgccctctcactagacagagttgcctagtaaacttttgtgcgctaatttttgaccgtttgcagtttcatGCAAAAACACCCAATTAAAGATTGAAAAATTGTGacaataattcgaaataattatgtaaaagtgcagattataaatatgtgatctatttatatttatttaatattaattccagccttttacaacatcaaaaattaaattggaaaaagttgatgtttccataagcatgcatgcaaaatggtcaatggcaacagtgcttaactgtaaacaatacacacacaaatatgttatatacatgtacacagacgcacacaatgattcctacgggcttgagggttcgctcaagcgtgtttcgtacgacaaacgtccgtacgtacggcaaacgttggtgggtaattgccgcttacctctcagtatacatcgagtaaatgcctaaaaaataacgagtgacggctcttattgtatttatcctctttggttacgttccattgagacttgagcgagatacggatagaaatttaacatgcaaatgcaacaacaacgttgtgatcctgatatttatctggttcaatttctgatccgtatagcagttctgttcgtttcgttttctgtagtagattttttgacagctaaccacttttgagttggtagcactcatggctcaactatatggttggttcatctctacagcaacaacatacatttgttcacattgccgaaatcagagtgttgctgttagacgaatggaatggaatgaaatcataaaatttagcagcatttgtatgtagtaagaaaatgttgtaaattcgttggtttcattttaagtttgccatctccttctgacaatctctactacagtgaaatgaaaaaaataaaatcagctggtgagatgagccaaccatatagttgagccattgtagcactgaactaaatatgtgtacatttgtgtatacataaaataattcgccatatttaaaagcaaaaacactgaaagagtaaagaacttgaagatgatgtaaggaaaataaatagtttgcttacgtgcgaaactattcaAATGacaataattctatcagtatcttaaaattttgtgtacgtttcttcttattttcaacaaaacagatgttttatattattgctgccagttctcataaagttgatccagatcgttccaatgagatttgagccagagccagagctcgataaaccaatggaacggccctaataTTTACGACGTTATTGtgtataacgcaaagcgacgcgaagagtcactttcacccatGCGTAAACAAATTGATATCttacggcgttattatgtataacgcaaagcgacgcgaagagtcactttcacccaagtgaaaccaaattcgtatcatataagagcattcattcccTTCGGTGACTCTCAGTGACTTTCGGTGACTGTATGTGATTGTCTTGGGTTTTTTCGTATTaatagcgacgcaaagtgtcacgaacactcatttttgctgtcaaaatattcacttgcttctgggtcgcgttgCTTCATTCACTTGGGTTTTCCATTGtcgtttttttatcatttttgagtAAAAATCTTAGCGTTTCGGGGAAAAAAGAATGAAATTTTCTGTAGACATAAAGGTTATATATAGAGTTTCGTTCAATGTATATTTCGTCAAAAAtttttacaggaataaaaaaaaacattagcgAAACCTATACAAATTATAGTCAGGGACCAGAACAgttattccttttgtaataaaagtgATATGTTTGTGAAGGTACACGCGTTAAGGTTGAGAATAGATGAGAGACTgactttatttaatttgttaatgcggcagttactcaccgacgtgtgccgtacgtacggacgtttgtcgtacgaagcacgtttgaccgaactctcaagcccgtaggaatcaatgtgtgcgtctgtgtacatgtacataacatatttgtgtgtgtattgtttacagataagcactgttgccattgaccattttgcatgtatgcttatggaaacagcaactttttccaattaaatttttgatattgtaaaaggccgtaataaatattaaataagtataaatagattacatatttatactctgcacttttacataattatttcgaattattttcacaatttttcaaactttaattaggtgtttttgcataaaattgcaaacggtcaaaaattagcgcacaaaagtttattaGGCAACTCAGctatcagctgacacgttcttacggaaaaaattaaaattgttttgatttctactttccgggctacgtacgtacgggcgttgcacgtcggtgagttttcgtttacattgcacactcataagataggtcgtgtcagctgacacgtttttggtacgtacgttcgtgagtaatgcggcagttacccaccgacgtgtgccgtacgtaaggacgtttgtcgtacgatgcacgtttgaccgaactctcaagcccgtaggaatcaatgtgtgcgtctgtgtacatgtacataacatatttgtgtgtgtattgtttacagataagcactgttgccattgaccattttgcatgtatgcttatggaaacatcaactttttccaatttaatttttgatattgtaaaaggccggaatacatattaaataagtataaatagattaaatatttataatcagcacttttacataattatttcgaattatttccacaatttttcaaactttaattaggcgtttttccataaaattgcaaacggtcaaaaattagcgcacaaaagtttactaggcaactctgtctagtgagagagcgatcagctgacacgttcttacggaaaaaatcaaaattgttttgatttctacattccgggctacgtacgtacgggcgttgcacgtcggtgagttttcgtttacattgcacactcataagattggtcgtgtcagttgacacgttttttctacgtacgttcgtggatAACTGCCAcataactgccgcataagacttaaaactacgtacatatgtatgcgaATAAGCATGTGGTTAATTTACATGGCTATGTGAATGTATTTGGAGTGGagcattatttatgtatatatatacaacaaTAGATTAATACATTTGCGTGAAATATTTAACATATATAACACACCTCCACCCTTAATTTGATAAAGTTgatttaataaataattaattttatgaAGTTAAATTGTTTCTTCTTGGTTTTCGAATGTTCGGCGGTGAATAGCGATTAACACCTCGACGTATTCGATTACTTCTTCGTAAAGGTGTAGCCGATTCGGACGGAATGCTTGACCTCGGCGTTTGATTTTGATTCACTAGCGGATTCGAAGATGGCTCAGCATTTTGTGGAACAATTTCCATTGTAGGTGTATCCTGTTGTAATGTCGGTATTTCTGAACAACGTCGTAATGAATTTGACGGTGAAATTATTGGATATGTATAAGACGTCTCTGAATCTTTATTTATTACTTCGTTGTTTACGTTGTACCTCACCTTTAGCTGGTTAACATGACGTTTTGTGTAGCCTTGTGTGGTTTGTACCATGTACATCTTATTTCCAATTTTCCTTTTGATAACACCGTCGACAGATTTTTCTAATTTACTGTAGTTTCGAGCGTATACCTTTTGATTGGTTTCATACTTTGTTAAATGCTGatggttttttgttatttttctcgGATGTGCAAAAAGTTGGCTCAAAAGCGTACGTACTGGACGGCCATGAAGTAACTCAGCTGGAGTTTTTCCTTGTATGTTTGGTGTAAATCGATATGAAACGAGATATCTCAAAATGCAGATTTTGTTGATAACCCGTCTTGAATATTTTTGTTGACTGACGTCTTAAATGATTGTACGAAAAGTTCAGCTAATCCATTTGAAGCTGGGTGAAAGGGCGCTGTTGTTATATGGTGTATTCCATGTATCTTACAAAATTGTTGGAAAGCATCGGAGGTCAACTGAGGACCGTTATCGCTAACTAAGGTTTTAGGATATCCCTCAATCGCGAAAATGGCTGATAATGCTGTTATTATGTTTTCGGTTGTGGTCGATGGCATTTGTGTGACGAATGGGAACTGCGAATATGCATCGACACAAATAAGCCGCATTGAGCCGAAAATCGGACCGGCAAAATCAATATGTATTCTTTTCCATTCAGTTGTAGCTTTTGGCCAGTTGTGGTATTCAGGAACTGGGGCAGGATTATTGCCCTTACATACATTGCATTTTTCTGCTTGCTGTGTTATGTCTGTATCTATCCCATCCTCGTCGCCAGTTGATATCTCTGTATCTATTCCTGGCCACCACACATATTGACGTGCTAACTGCTTCATACGGACTATTCCCCAATGGCCTTCATGCAACATTTGTAGAATTTTTTGCTGCAAAGAGCGAGGAATCACTATTCGACTAACATCGGTGTGTAAGCATAGCATATTGTCTATAATGGTTAAGGCAAATTTGCGATTGAAATAAGGCAAAATATCTTGATCGCATTGTGGCAATTTTTCTGGCCAACCATTTGATACATAATGCCATACCTTCTTTAGCAAGCTGTCCGCTTTGCTTCGTTCTTGTATAACTACTGCATTGATCGGCGGCGCTAGGCTAGTTATATTGTAGCAGGTTTCTTTCTTATCGAAGTTTTTATCTGGGGGCATTGGTAGGCGTGAAAGTGCGTCTGCATTTCCATGCGCAGTTGTCGACCtatatttaatatcaaaattGTGCGCCATTAGTATGACAGCACAACGTTGTAACCTGTTTGTTGTCATCAGCGGCAGATGTTTGCTAGGATTAAAAATAGTAACCAAAGGTTTGCGGTctgttatttatttaatttaatttatttatttaaagtcgacgcaaacacaaaacGGTCGACTAGTTATTGTAATAggcagatatatatgtaaaatacagagccattcttaaaattaaaaaattcaaaaaaggtacatagaaaatttgtatgttataaacatttgacatcgcattgtataagaaaaaataaaattaaataaaatatcagTGCTTAAAGCTACGATTTCTGAATCGTCTGCTCGAATCTCTGTTTTGGAAGCCAATGCGATGAAATTTGAAGAGGACATGACATGCATGAAAAATATGTTAGCTGGTGTCATGGAACAGAGTGCTGCGCCGGATATCTCCGCTGATGCGGTTGCTTTCGGCATCTCGTATCTTGAAGGTGAAGACTTAAAACGTGTATTTAACCTGTTGTGTAAATCTATTGACTTCCATTCTCCTCAAATAAGAGATATTTTTCGCACAAAACCTTCAAATTCAAATCCAAATAGtgctattattattaaatttcacTCGCCTCTCGACCGTAACCGGACCCTGCGAGCTTTTCGTGAGCATCGGAAAAGAACAAAGTCGGCTATTCCCTAAATCCTCTTGGTTGTGAgggtttttttcatatttatgaaaGCCTCTCTAAAGAGAATAGACTTCTGCTGCAATAAGCTGTCAAATTGCGACGAAATGGGAAGCTGAAGTTAGCATTTACAATTAGAGGTGCAGTGTATGTGAGGAGTGACAGCGCTTCGAACAGCCCGCCAACTGCCATAAGCTGCGTAGACGACTTACATCAGTTTCGCTAGTTTAGTCTTAAGTATTTGTCCTAGTTGTAGTGAATTAATCTTTGTAAGGGTAGTTAACTCAGTTATTGCACTTTCTCGATTTATTTACTTTCTTGTTTTCTTAAGGTTGCTTTTCACTTTTGCTGTCCTAATGTTGGTGGGTAATGATGCGAATAGCATTGGCGATAATAGTCTTGTACTTATGAATATTTTATGCAGTCGTCAAAAGGGTTTTAATGTCGTACACTTTAATGCGAGAAGCCTATTTATTGAGAAAATGGATCAGGTTAGGAGAACATTTGAGCAATCTTCGGTGGATGTTATATGTGTGTCGGAGACATGGCTGAGGCATGAGATAAAGGATGCGCACTTTGAGATAGGTGGGTATACGATGTATCGAAATGATCGAATGAATAAAAAGGGTGGTGGGGTAGCCATTAACtgcaaaaaatatctaaaatcgaGCATGGTATCCCATGCAGGCGGAGTTACAACTGAGTACTTGTTGGTTCAGGTGTCCAGTCCCCTGTCTAAAGTCCTCTTGTCATGTGTGTACAATCCCAATAGATGTTTTAGTGTAAATGATTTCTTTAATACGTCGTCTTTAATAGCTGTTGATTATGATGAAATAATagtatgtggtgattttaatgtaaatatgttaTCACGTGATATGTATAGCACCCGTCTTTTAGATGACATGTCTAGTGTTGGTCTTTCTTTAGTAAATTCCTCTGTACCGACCAGATATGGGAATAATTGTTGTCCTAGTCTATTAGATTATTTTATTGTGTCTGATTTGTCTTCTGTCTTAAAGTTCGACCAAATTTCGTTTGTGTCTGACCATGATTTAATTTTCTGTTCCTTTGACATTACTTTTGACCATGGCAATTTAGTTTCGGTTCCTTCAAGTTTTTCTGACTATCGCTCGATCAATTTTAACAATTTGAGTACTGAGATGTCTAGGGTAGACTGGACTTATTGCTGGAGCTTGCCATCGGTAAATGACAAgctaaactttttaaataatatattgttATCTTTTTATAATGCTCATGTACCGATGCGCACAGTTTAGCGAAAATCTCGATCGTGCCCATGGTTCAACAAAACTGCTCGTGACATAATATGTAAACGTAACAAAGCCTATGCAGTATGGAAACGGAATCGCACGACCCTGAAGATCTGAATGCAGTATTCGTTAATTATGCTACCTCTTCCAATGTCCCAATCACCCACCCGATACATTGTCCTGTGAATTTTTCccagaaatttgaattttgtgcTGTGTCGGAGCATGATGTGGTTAGATGCATTTATAAGGTACGCTCAAATGCTATTGTTGAGGAGGgtattcctgtaaaatttataaaaattgttcttcCACAGATACTGCCAGCCCTGACCCACATTATCAACCACTGCATCACAACCTCGTGCTTTCCTGATGTCTGGAAGATCGCATCTGTCCTTCCTGTAGCTAAAAATAAGTCCGCCTGCCGCCTAAGTGATTTTCGTCCCATAAGCATCCTTCCTGCGTTGTCGAAGACCTTTGAGAGCTTGTTATCAGAATAGATCCATGCTTATATTGACAAGTTCAATCTACTTTCCCCATTCCATTCTGGATTTAGAGCAAAGCATAGCTGTTCAACTGCAATAATCAAAATCTTGGATGATATTCGGGCGCCCTATGATAGTAACAAGATAACTATGTTGTGTCTGCTCGAATTTTCCAAAGCGTTTGATTCTGTCTACCACACGTTGTCGTGCATGAAGCTAAAGTCTTATTTTGGTTTTGGGGACTTTGCCTGAGGTCTCATGAGGAGTTACTTGGGTGGTAGAGCGCAACGAGTGAAGGTGGGATCGCAAGTCTCTAGTCTTAAGAGGTTATCAAATGGTGCCCCCCAAGGTTCTATACTTGGACCGTTATTATTTagcctatttattaatgacatatttaccACCTGCAGGTATGCTCAAATGCATGCTTATGTAGATGATATTCAACTTTATATGTCTGGAACACATGCGCAAGTTTCTGAACTTTGTGCCAAGTTTAATAGTAATTTGTCAGCTATTTCGTCTTGGgcacaaaaaaaattatctttccCTTAATAGTGATAAATCGTATGTGCTACCTATCTATATCTAAAAGGCAAATTAACTCATCAAATCTACCAGCTTTATATATCAATTATAAGTGCCTTAAGTACGTGTCTAAAGTAAGGAATCTGGGGGTTGTTATTAACTCTAGTCTCTCTTGTGATGATCATATTAACGCTGTTATCAGTAAAGTTTACTACACTCTACGTAATCTACGAATGTCTGCCCCCTTCACCCCACTTGGAATTAGGAAGCGGCTTGCTATACAACTAATGCTACCAACCATCTGCTATTCGGATTGTATATACAGCAAATTAGATTCAAAATGGGCACATAAGATTGATGTCGCCTTTA
The Eurosta solidaginis isolate ZX-2024a chromosome 5, ASM4086904v1, whole genome shotgun sequence DNA segment above includes these coding regions:
- the Lamtor1 gene encoding ragulator complex protein LAMTOR1 isoform X2 — protein: MEYLRPVWNCLTTFCGCIHCSEDIANQFNYEPSERTYLLADPTVHNSPALRQANLDNVNNGFSQSLPKKDENSLCRLVQTTAMNMIDVGAMDLHNLENEEYNDRIKLYSQRLQQQWNNIQHPGMGISGILRDIPNAGDQLPMMNSAEDLFQLLQRLLFLLTNCA